In a genomic window of Paramicrobacterium chengjingii:
- the tcuA gene encoding FAD-dependent tricarballylate dehydrogenase TcuA, with the protein MTGQVNAVDGTDVDVVIVGAGNAALVAALSAHENGARVLVLEAAPWEERGGNSRFTGGIFRIAHDGMESLLPLITEESAKWKDRVDLDPYTVETYSDEYARVSRGRNSDVLTSAVIEESYETVSWMVEKGVKFELAVGKLIDPEKIDEGQRYRLPPGGAFRAADEGIGLIEDLFHAVEEAGIEVWYDAPVSELIMEGSTCTGVKVQRQDSHQEVRGNVVLASGGFEANPQMRQKWLGPGWDLVKVRGTRFNTGAGLAAAMNAGAKAVGHWGGCHAVPLDANAPDVGDLKVTDKMSRYSYPFALLINAEGQRFVDEGEDHVWLTYAKTGKSVRAQTGAWAFQLFDSKTTHLLEPRYSTGTPIVADTLSELAAKLGVPAEAVERTVHDYNAACSDGEFDPFGRDGLSAKPSGQPAKSNWAQRIDQGPYTAYTVTCGITFTYGGIAVDEQARAVDFAGRVMPGLFATGEVTGGFFYHNYPAGAGLVRGAVFGRKAGRHAALAGKAQS; encoded by the coding sequence ATGACTGGTCAGGTAAATGCGGTTGACGGCACCGATGTCGACGTCGTCATCGTCGGAGCGGGGAACGCCGCGCTCGTTGCGGCCCTCTCAGCTCACGAGAACGGAGCGCGCGTTCTCGTTCTCGAGGCGGCTCCGTGGGAGGAGCGGGGCGGAAACAGCCGGTTCACGGGAGGGATCTTCCGTATCGCGCACGACGGCATGGAGTCGCTGCTGCCGCTCATCACCGAGGAGTCTGCGAAGTGGAAAGACCGGGTCGACCTTGACCCGTACACCGTCGAGACGTACTCAGACGAATACGCTCGGGTCTCGCGCGGACGCAATTCTGACGTTCTCACCTCCGCCGTGATCGAAGAGTCGTACGAGACGGTCTCGTGGATGGTGGAGAAGGGCGTGAAGTTCGAGCTTGCTGTCGGCAAACTCATTGATCCGGAGAAGATCGACGAGGGACAGCGATACCGGCTGCCGCCAGGTGGCGCCTTCCGAGCGGCGGACGAGGGCATCGGACTCATCGAAGACCTCTTCCACGCTGTCGAGGAGGCTGGAATCGAGGTGTGGTACGACGCCCCGGTGAGTGAACTGATCATGGAAGGCTCGACGTGCACAGGGGTGAAAGTGCAGCGGCAGGATTCTCATCAGGAGGTGCGCGGAAACGTCGTGCTCGCCTCGGGAGGCTTTGAGGCGAACCCGCAGATGCGACAGAAATGGCTCGGGCCCGGATGGGACCTTGTGAAGGTGCGCGGAACCCGGTTCAACACCGGCGCCGGACTCGCGGCTGCCATGAATGCCGGAGCGAAAGCTGTTGGCCATTGGGGCGGATGCCACGCGGTGCCGCTTGACGCGAATGCACCTGACGTCGGCGATCTGAAGGTTACAGACAAGATGAGTCGATACAGCTACCCCTTTGCTCTTCTCATCAACGCGGAGGGGCAGCGGTTCGTCGACGAAGGCGAAGACCACGTGTGGCTCACCTATGCGAAGACTGGAAAGTCGGTGCGCGCACAGACGGGAGCCTGGGCGTTCCAGCTCTTTGACAGCAAGACGACGCACCTGCTTGAGCCGCGCTATTCGACGGGGACGCCCATCGTGGCGGACACGCTGAGCGAACTGGCCGCGAAGCTCGGTGTGCCGGCCGAGGCCGTTGAGCGCACGGTTCACGACTACAACGCGGCCTGCTCAGACGGCGAGTTCGATCCGTTCGGGCGTGACGGGCTCTCAGCGAAACCCTCGGGCCAGCCGGCGAAGTCGAATTGGGCTCAGCGTATCGACCAGGGCCCCTACACCGCCTACACGGTGACGTGCGGAATCACCTTCACCTACGGTGGCATCGCCGTTGACGAGCAGGCGAGGGCCGTCGACTTCGCCGGCCGTGTGATGCCTGGGCTTTTCGCAACGGGTGAAGTCACAGGCGGCTTCTTTTACCACAATTACCCCGCGGGAGCAGGACTGGTTCGGGGTGCCGTGTTCGGCAGGAAGGCGGGGCGTCATGCGGCCCTGGCGGGAAAGGCGCAATCATGA
- a CDS encoding NAD(P)-dependent oxidoreductase has translation MSETNVLVLNDAEGLLEASDGVRRMREKAHVRVVTTSLSEIPDAELVDVHVLMAVRERSKLGADELDRMPNLRLVLQAGGHAYHLDGAHATARGIPVALGRRGVGPRAAVPELTFALAIGALRHVRSAVDSMAEGEWKPYLGRTLSRRTMGILGFGRHGKSVAKLAHAFGMKVVVWNRTSQELPDGVEALPLDDLLGVSDVVSVHLRLSDESRGLLDAAKLAKMKSGSVLVNTARGAIIDEPALIEALKNGPISAAGLDVFASEPLAPDSELRRLPNVIATPHIGWTVEEVFEEFAEIAADQLEGYLNAALPVDELMDPSVLTT, from the coding sequence ATGAGTGAGACTAATGTCCTTGTTTTGAACGATGCTGAAGGGCTGCTCGAGGCATCCGATGGAGTGCGGCGAATGCGTGAGAAGGCTCACGTGCGTGTGGTTACCACGTCGCTGTCGGAGATTCCGGATGCTGAGCTCGTCGACGTCCATGTGCTCATGGCCGTGCGCGAGCGTTCGAAACTCGGCGCGGATGAGCTTGACCGGATGCCAAACCTCCGGCTCGTGCTGCAGGCCGGTGGACATGCCTACCACCTCGATGGTGCCCACGCGACGGCGCGGGGCATTCCCGTTGCACTGGGACGGCGGGGGGTAGGGCCACGAGCGGCCGTCCCCGAACTCACATTCGCCCTCGCGATCGGCGCCCTGAGGCACGTCAGATCCGCCGTGGACTCGATGGCCGAGGGCGAGTGGAAGCCATATCTTGGCAGAACGCTCAGTCGCCGCACGATGGGGATTCTCGGCTTCGGTCGACACGGAAAATCAGTGGCGAAACTGGCTCACGCCTTCGGTATGAAGGTTGTCGTGTGGAACAGAACGAGTCAAGAGCTTCCCGACGGCGTGGAGGCGTTGCCGCTCGACGACCTGCTGGGCGTGAGCGATGTCGTGAGCGTGCACCTTCGGCTCAGCGACGAGTCCAGAGGTCTGCTTGACGCTGCCAAGCTCGCCAAGATGAAGTCCGGCTCGGTTCTCGTGAACACAGCGCGAGGCGCGATCATCGACGAACCCGCACTCATCGAAGCATTGAAGAATGGCCCGATCTCTGCTGCGGGACTCGACGTGTTCGCGTCAGAACCGCTCGCGCCCGACTCAGAGTTGCGGAGGCTGCCGAATGTGATCGCGACTCCCCATATCGGATGGACTGTCGAGGAGGTCTTCGAGGAATTCGCCGAAATCGCGGCAGATCAGTTGGAGGGCTATCTGAACGCAGCGCTTCCGGTTGATGAACTCATGGATCCGAGCGTGCTCACCACTTAG
- a CDS encoding isocitrate/isopropylmalate dehydrogenase family protein, producing the protein MQNSQKLTLAAIPGDGIGPELVDAALVVLNAALTADGVDLEVVQERAGAEVYRETGSALLPGALERLAAVDGVIKGPVGLPDVRKPDGTEGGLLGGLLRNGLDTFANVRPIQLRSGVPSPTTHSSHDIDYVIVRENTEGLYLARGSGVRNDHAAADQMMMTRHGVERIVRFAFDTARSRSGAPADDVQRVTCVDKSNVLRSFAFFRQIFDEISSEYPEIEATHMYADAAAGALVQNPAQFDVLVMENFLGDILSDLGAATAGGLGMCGSGNIGSATSYFEPIHGSAPSLTGTDTANPVSEILCGAMMLRHCGHSLSAVRIETAVEQAFVSGDIQLDSRGCPIAGTIAAAESIVKLLNV; encoded by the coding sequence ATGCAGAACTCCCAGAAGCTGACCCTTGCCGCGATCCCCGGGGACGGTATCGGCCCAGAGCTTGTCGATGCCGCGCTTGTGGTGCTGAACGCCGCCCTCACTGCGGATGGCGTGGACCTCGAGGTCGTGCAGGAGCGCGCGGGGGCCGAGGTATACCGGGAGACTGGCTCGGCGCTTCTTCCCGGTGCGCTCGAGCGACTCGCTGCCGTCGACGGCGTGATCAAAGGTCCGGTCGGGCTGCCCGATGTTCGTAAGCCCGATGGAACCGAGGGAGGCCTCCTCGGGGGGCTGCTGCGCAACGGGCTCGACACCTTTGCCAATGTGCGCCCGATCCAACTGCGCTCCGGAGTGCCGTCGCCGACGACGCATTCGTCGCACGACATCGATTACGTCATTGTGCGCGAGAACACCGAAGGGCTCTACCTCGCCCGAGGCTCTGGCGTGCGCAATGATCATGCGGCAGCCGACCAGATGATGATGACGCGCCACGGCGTCGAGCGAATCGTACGCTTTGCCTTCGATACAGCGCGTTCGCGATCCGGGGCACCCGCAGACGACGTGCAACGAGTGACCTGCGTCGACAAGAGCAATGTGCTTCGCTCGTTCGCGTTCTTCCGGCAGATCTTCGACGAGATCAGCTCGGAGTACCCAGAGATCGAGGCCACGCATATGTACGCGGATGCCGCTGCCGGCGCACTCGTGCAGAATCCAGCACAGTTCGATGTACTTGTGATGGAAAACTTCCTCGGCGACATCCTGAGTGACCTGGGCGCCGCTACGGCGGGAGGACTCGGAATGTGCGGTTCCGGAAATATCGGAAGTGCGACCTCGTACTTCGAGCCGATACATGGAAGTGCGCCATCGCTCACAGGAACTGACACCGCGAATCCGGTGTCCGAGATCCTGTGCGGCGCCATGATGTTGAGACACTGCGGTCACTCCCTCTCGGCGGTTCGCATCGAGACCGCCGTTGAGCAGGCCTTCGTCTCGGGGGACATCCAACTCGACTCCCGCGGTTGTCCCATTGCCGGCACAATCGCGGCAGCCGAGTCGATCGTGAAGCTTCTGAACGTCTAA